The following DNA comes from Bacillota bacterium.
ACCACGGCGCCAACAGGCCGTCCGTCAAGAACGATGGGGATACGATTAGTTATGACCTGGACCCCGCCAATATTCCGTATCTTGCCAACCTCGGGCCCTGTCTTGAGAGCTAGGATATCTGTGCCGCGTAACTCCGGCATTACGAAGTCTATGGGTTTGCCAATGACATTGGATGCCTTGAGGCGAGTTATCTGCTCAGCCATGGGGTTGAAGACGGTGATTATCCCGTTCTTATCGAGGGCGATGATCCCGTCATAGGCGAAATCCAGGATCGCGCGGATGTTCTCAGTCCGTTCCCGCTCCCGCTGCTTGACGGGGATGAGGCGCCAGGCCTCGAGAAGGGCGGCGGCGAGCGCCTCCTCCCCAGCCTTTATCCTGAGCCCCTGAATGCCATAGGAGGCTGCAAGGGAGGTGACAGCAATGCCCCCGAGGAGAACCTCCACCCCAAGGTCCCGCATCCGTCGAATTGCGTCATGAAGGGCCTTGGGCCTGTCCGAATCGAGGACATAGGCGCCCACGAACTTCATGCCCAGGAGAGGGGCCAGCATCGAGGCGCCCTTTACAACATTGGACATGTGTGCGACCCCGACCCTGTCGCTGACCGCCCTCGCGGCATTCAGGGCGCGGGCTATATCATAACCCGTTATCTCCACGTTTACGAGGGGGACATCTGAAACCTGCCGGGCGCGCCTCAGGCTGTAGCCCCACCTGCTGACCACAACCTCAATCCCTCTCTCACTGCATGTGGCCAAGAGCTTGAGCCGCTCCTCCCCTACGGCGACCACTATATCTACCCCGACGTCGATGCCCAGGGAATCCTCCAGTTTGCCAACCAGCTGTGCAGTCTCCTCCTCCGGCGCGATAAATAGAATCTTGCCCAATGCCCGGCTCCCTCCTCAATAATTAAGTACCAATGTAAGTAACTGTGTGATTACCAATGAATTTACCAATAGATTACGGATGCGCTTTTCATTCTGAAATACGAGAGCCAATACCGACCTCCTGACGAGGCAATATTTGATCCAACGTTTCATTTTGTAAAGACCATGTTTCATTTTTTAATTCGACGTTGCCGTTTCCTCTCCTGCCGGGCGGCTCTGCTCCGGCCCCGGACCGCGCCTCGAAAATTAATTTATGGCCATATGCCTTGACCCTAAGGCATATGGCCTGTGCCCACGATGCTTTCCCCTGGTCTCCTGGCATCCATCTTGCTTCATGTGATGGATAAGACATTGAACATGTAAAATGTGTGGAACACCCCAGTAGTCGCCTGTAATCCTAAGGGCGAGTTTCGAAGATTACCGCTGCTTTTCCAGGACTTACGGTGTTTGCGTGACGGGGCCTTTGAAATTTGGCAGGGCCCTCGCGCCAAATTTCAACGGAGGCGCGCCGCAAGCGCGCCGTCCCCGGAGCGCAATACCGTAAGTCCTGGAACGTGCTGGTAAACTGGCACAAATTAGGGAACCTGCACTTAGCATAACTGTAAACATCTCATCTCCACTATCATGGCACATCTCTATTACTGGCATCGACTATGTAAGGAGGTCTTTATCAATGAACGGAAAAGTGCAGCTGCTGATCACCGGCGGGGATGTTTACACCCCATCGAGGCCAATCAAGGCCGATATCGTAGTGAAAGATGAGAAGATCGTTTCCCTTCAGGCCCCCGGGACGTTCCAGGGGGAGGCGGAAAAGATCATCGATGCATCCGGGAAGTCCGTCATCCCGGGCCTGATCGATACCCACGCCCACTTCAGGGAGCCCGGCTTCACCCACAAGGAGGACTTCGAGACGGGCACACGGGCCGCCGCGGCGGGAGGCGTCACCCTCGCCGTTGACATGCCTAACACCAAGCCCACTACCAATTCGCCCGAGCGCTTCGAGGAGCACCGCAAGGCCTCCGAGCAGAAGGCAATAGTTGACTTCAACCACTGGCCGGGACCTCCCCATGACCTGGATCAGATCAAGGACCTGATGGACATGGGCGCAATAGGTATCAAGGTCTTCATGATGAAGGATACCAAGCGGGGTTATCCCCACATGCCCGAGCTGGGCATAACCGACGACGGTCACCTCATGGAGATTATGAGGGCATGCCAGAAATACGGCGCGATTGTCGCAATTCACCCTCACAACCAGGAGCTCTGTGAGCATATCGAGAAACGGTATTTCTGGGAGAAGGGCCTCACGAGCCCTGGAGACTACGCCAAGGCATTGAGATGGGGCGACTCGATAATCTACGACACGGCCTTCGCCCTGCTCCTCCTCCTGGCGCGGTCAACAGGTGTCAAGCTGCACCTCCTGCACCTCAACACCTATCTCGGCGTCGAGATGGTGAGGCTTGCCACGCAGTATAACGTGAATGTGACGGCTGAGATCAACCCGCCGCACCTCTTTGTCACATGGAAGGACGTCCAGGAGAAGGGCCCTTATGTGCTGGGGACGTGGACGCCGCCCAAGGACCAGGAGGCCCTGTGGCGAGCATGCACGGAGGACCTGTTTACCGTCCTGCTTGCAACCGATCACGCGCCTCACGCGAAAGAGGAGAAGGAGATCGGCTGGCAGGATATGTGGAAGGCGCACGGCGGCGCCCCGTATATCCAGCATTATCTCTCGCTGCTCCTCACGGCGGCGAACGAGGGCAGGATAACAGTCGAGCGGATCGTCAAGCTCTGCTCGGAGACGCCTGCGAAGGTCTTCGGCTTCTACCCGCGCAAGGGGGTCATCCAGCCCGGCTCTGACGCCGACCTGGTAATCATCGACATGAATAAAAAGGAGGAAATAACCACAGATAGAATTTATAGTAAGTGCGGCTGGACTCCTTTCGAGGGATGGGAGGTAAAGGGCGTGCCCATCCAGACGATCGTGAGAGGCAAGGTAGTCATGGAGAACGGGGAGGTGATCGGCGAGCCCGGGCATGGGAAGTTCATTACGCCGCAGAGGTAGGCACAATTAAAATTATAGGTAGCAACTAAAGGTAGACGGGTAGATATCGATAAGTAATAGCCGGGTAATAGTAAACTGCAGGTAAGGAAGCAACTATAATTTACAGGGGGTGAGGAGTTTCATGATGAATAGGGGTTTGAAACGCCTGGCAAGCGGTTTGTTGATGGGGATAATGTTCCTATCCCTGTGCGTGGGGGTGGCCGCAGCCCAGGAGGAGAAGTTTCCGACCAAGCCCATCCGCATGATTATAACGCATGATGTCGGCGGCAGCGTCGATATGGCGGCAAGGGGAATAATCCCTTACCTAGAGAAGTACCTCGGGGTGAATATACAACCAGAGAATATGGTCGGCGCCGGCGGGCGGCGGGCGATGGAATATATGTTTAATCAGGCTCCCGCCGATGGTTATACAATCGTGGTGTCGGCCTTCCCATCCAGGCTGCTCGGTGAGCTGACCTATCCCCAGTCGAAATATAAGATGTCGGAGTTCGTCCACCTCGGAGCGTGGGTGGGCGGGGACTATCGATCGATAATAGTGGCCAAATCATCGAAATTTAAGACATTTAACGACATCCTGAATGAATCCAAAAAGAGGAAGCTGACGGCCGCCGGTGGAGGGGGCCTCGGCTCCACGTCGCAGCTCCAGGCCGTCATGTTGAAGGATGTCGTTGGTCTGAATGCTGAGTTTATCCCCTTCGACAGCACGGCGGAGGTTGCCGCCGCAGTGCTCGGGAAACATGTGGACTTCGGTTTGATGCCCCTTTCGAGCTCCCTGCGGTATGCGAAAACGGGCGATGTGAGGATCGTGGCCGTCCACTCGCGCAAGAGGATGCCCGAATGTCCTGATGTGCCTACCATGGAGGAGCTGGGGTTCCCAGGCGTGGTAATTCCCTACGGTGTCGGCGCCTGGGCGCCTCCTAAGACCCCGGCCTCGAAGGCCAAAATCCTCGAGGAGGCGATCGTCAAGGCATCCAATGACCCGCAATTCAAGGCATGGGCTGAGAAGACCGATATGCTCCTCGAACCGCTTAATGCTGAGGAATTCTACAGGACGACGATGGATGATTATAAGAACATCCAAAAGGTCCTGCCTATGCTGATGAAGGCAGCGGGGACGAGCAAATAGCATCAAAAGCATCATACCTGCGAATTGCCGTTCATTAATCGCCGTTCATTGTCCGGCTTCAGTCTAAACAGGGGTAAGCCCGCTGCGACCTCGCTGCGACCTCAGGGTTGCCAGCGCAGGATGCGCCACCGGGGCCGCAGCGGGCTCCACACACTAAACTACACACCTATAATAGTGGGCTGGAGCTGATGTAAAAGACACGAGGGGGCGAAGATATGTCAAAAAAGGCGACCTATACCTGGGTCGGCATCGCTGAGTGGTTATTTCCCCTTGTCCTGCTGGCATTCTGCCTCCTGCTCTTCTTTATGGGATTTAGATATCAACCAAGGACGAGGGAACTGCCTCAAATCATCGCAGCTATTACCGCGGCGATGCTGGTGGCACACCTGGCGCTCATACGCATGGATCGCAGGGACGCAAAGACGGTGCCGATGCCGCGGGCCAATAAGGCGGCGTTGATTTACTCACTCCTGGCCGTACCTGTGTTTATCCTGATCCTCCATTTCCTGGGCTTCATTATCGCTTCTCTGGTCCTGGTAGCGGCCCTCACATATATTCTCGGGATGCGCCGCACCCCGGTGCTTGTCGCTGTGCCAATCGGCGCCACGCTTTTTCTATATGCGGTCTTTGGGATGCTCCTCGGTGTCCCGCTGCCGCGTGGGCTGATATTCCAGTTACTTTTCCATTAATACCTGGGCCAGGATAAGACCGCTACCGCTAAAGCGCGTAGATATAAATAAACGCGATATATGCGGTATAGAGGTCCTTCTCGAATTAAAAACCCCTTTCTGAATCTCTAAAAACCCCGAAAGGAGTGAGGTCCCATGCAATGGCTTCAGGCCCTCTCCACCCTGGCAAACCCCGCATGCATAGCGTTCATGCTGCTTGGGTGCATAATTGGCATCATCGGGGGAGCCCTCCCGGGGATTGGTGCCAGCCTGACCATGTCACTACTTATTCCATTTACATTTACGCTGCCCAAAACCATAGGGCTACCGTTCCTGATCGCGGCATGGTCGGCGGTCCTGTGGGGCGGCTCCATCACCGCCATCCTGCTGAATACCCCGGGGACCGGCGGCAACGTGGCGACGTGCTTCGATGGCTTCCCCTTGTCGGAGAAGGGTCGAGGCGGGGTCGGCCTCGGGATATCCGCTATGTCATCGATGGTGGGCGGCCTCGTAGGGATCATCGTGTTGATCCTATTTGCGCCACTGCTCGCCAGCTTCTCTTTAAGATTCGGGCCTGCGGAGTACTTCCTTCTAGCTATATTCGGTATGAGCATCATAGCCACGACTACAGAAGGCGCTGCCCTCAAGGGGCTCATAGGCGCCGGGATCGGCCTTCTCATCAGCCTTATAGGCTATGACCTGATCTCCGGCGAGATACGCTACGACTTCGGAACCCTCTACTTACAGGATGGCATCCCCTTCCTGGACGTGATAATCGGGCTCTTCGCCGTCTCGCAGGCGTTCGTCTTCGCCGAGGAGCTCGAAGCCACGGTCGCC
Coding sequences within:
- a CDS encoding dihydroorotase family protein, encoding MNGKVQLLITGGDVYTPSRPIKADIVVKDEKIVSLQAPGTFQGEAEKIIDASGKSVIPGLIDTHAHFREPGFTHKEDFETGTRAAAAGGVTLAVDMPNTKPTTNSPERFEEHRKASEQKAIVDFNHWPGPPHDLDQIKDLMDMGAIGIKVFMMKDTKRGYPHMPELGITDDGHLMEIMRACQKYGAIVAIHPHNQELCEHIEKRYFWEKGLTSPGDYAKALRWGDSIIYDTAFALLLLLARSTGVKLHLLHLNTYLGVEMVRLATQYNVNVTAEINPPHLFVTWKDVQEKGPYVLGTWTPPKDQEALWRACTEDLFTVLLATDHAPHAKEEKEIGWQDMWKAHGGAPYIQHYLSLLLTAANEGRITVERIVKLCSETPAKVFGFYPRKGVIQPGSDADLVIIDMNKKEEITTDRIYSKCGWTPFEGWEVKGVPIQTIVRGKVVMENGEVIGEPGHGKFITPQR
- a CDS encoding tripartite tricarboxylate transporter substrate binding protein, whose protein sequence is MMNRGLKRLASGLLMGIMFLSLCVGVAAAQEEKFPTKPIRMIITHDVGGSVDMAARGIIPYLEKYLGVNIQPENMVGAGGRRAMEYMFNQAPADGYTIVVSAFPSRLLGELTYPQSKYKMSEFVHLGAWVGGDYRSIIVAKSSKFKTFNDILNESKKRKLTAAGGGGLGSTSQLQAVMLKDVVGLNAEFIPFDSTAEVAAAVLGKHVDFGLMPLSSSLRYAKTGDVRIVAVHSRKRMPECPDVPTMEELGFPGVVIPYGVGAWAPPKTPASKAKILEEAIVKASNDPQFKAWAEKTDMLLEPLNAEEFYRTTMDDYKNIQKVLPMLMKAAGTSK
- a CDS encoding tripartite tricarboxylate transporter TctB family protein; the encoded protein is MSKKATYTWVGIAEWLFPLVLLAFCLLLFFMGFRYQPRTRELPQIIAAITAAMLVAHLALIRMDRRDAKTVPMPRANKAALIYSLLAVPVFILILHFLGFIIASLVLVAALTYILGMRRTPVLVAVPIGATLFLYAVFGMLLGVPLPRGLIFQLLFH